A region from the Melioribacter roseus P3M-2 genome encodes:
- the nuoL gene encoding NADH-quinone oxidoreductase subunit L: protein MIDLIYLTVVFPFVGFLINGLFGRKIKNEKIIGIIGSGAVGLGFFITVMAFIETLGLPADQRSNTVELFTWISVAGLKINAAYLVDQLSLTMALIVTGVGFLIHVYSIGYMHGDKAFWRFFAYLNLFIFAMMNLILADNFVLLFLGWEGVGLCSYLLIGFWYDRKFEKGTTSEAAKKAFVVNRIGDFGFLLGMFLIFYTFDSLTFNEVFSKAASFPVSETTFGLIALFLFIGATGKSAQIPLYVWLPDAMAGPTPVSALIHAATMVTAGVYMVSRASIIFASAPAVMTVVAVIGLATAIFAATIGLVQNDIKKVLAYSTVSQLGYMFLAAGVGAFGASIFHVMTHAFFKALLFLGAGSVIHGMHERQDIRHYGGLKKYMPKTYVTFLIASLAIAGFPGFSGFFSKDEILWYSYANGGLFYWIIGAITAMLTAFYIFRLFSLTFLGKERFNHNEVHPHESPAVMTIPLMILAFLSVVGGYIGIPEVFSGEHGNLFEVWLEPVYQPAMEKLSIYGFHTHFEEILLMAISVALALTGIYAALYIYTKKPEIARKASEKFAALYRILLNKYYVDELYEAAVVQPIQKGSEKILWKFTDAAVIDGVVNGTARLIGGLSGVIRKIQNGFVQFYAFIMMMGIAIALLWLILSL from the coding sequence ATGATCGACTTAATCTATTTAACTGTTGTATTTCCGTTTGTCGGATTCCTGATTAACGGACTTTTCGGCAGAAAGATTAAAAATGAAAAGATAATCGGTATAATCGGCAGCGGCGCCGTCGGGCTCGGTTTCTTTATTACGGTTATGGCTTTTATTGAAACGCTCGGATTGCCCGCCGACCAGAGGTCTAATACCGTTGAATTATTTACATGGATATCCGTCGCGGGTCTTAAAATTAACGCCGCTTATCTGGTAGACCAGCTTTCTCTTACCATGGCTTTGATTGTAACGGGAGTCGGATTTTTGATTCATGTTTATTCGATCGGTTATATGCACGGCGACAAAGCCTTCTGGCGTTTCTTTGCGTATCTGAATTTATTCATTTTCGCTATGATGAATCTTATCCTCGCCGATAATTTCGTGCTTTTATTCCTCGGATGGGAAGGCGTCGGTCTTTGTTCATATCTTTTAATCGGCTTCTGGTACGACAGGAAATTCGAGAAAGGCACAACATCCGAAGCCGCCAAAAAGGCGTTCGTTGTAAACAGAATCGGCGACTTCGGTTTTCTGCTCGGTATGTTCTTGATTTTCTATACATTTGATTCGCTTACATTCAACGAAGTTTTCAGTAAAGCCGCTTCGTTTCCGGTATCGGAAACTACTTTCGGTCTAATCGCTTTGTTTTTGTTTATCGGAGCTACCGGCAAGTCGGCTCAAATACCGCTTTATGTTTGGCTTCCTGACGCGATGGCTGGTCCTACGCCCGTCTCGGCGCTGATACATGCCGCTACAATGGTTACCGCCGGCGTTTATATGGTATCACGAGCGTCGATAATCTTTGCGTCGGCCCCCGCTGTCATGACAGTTGTCGCGGTAATCGGTTTGGCTACTGCCATTTTTGCAGCAACAATCGGATTGGTTCAAAACGACATTAAAAAAGTATTGGCATATTCTACTGTCAGCCAGTTAGGATATATGTTTCTCGCCGCAGGCGTCGGCGCTTTCGGAGCTTCTATATTTCACGTTATGACGCACGCTTTTTTCAAAGCTCTCTTGTTCCTCGGCGCAGGCTCGGTAATTCACGGCATGCACGAGCGCCAGGATATTCGTCATTATGGCGGACTTAAAAAGTATATGCCAAAAACCTACGTAACGTTTTTAATTGCTTCGCTTGCAATCGCAGGTTTCCCGGGTTTTTCCGGTTTCTTCAGCAAAGACGAAATCTTATGGTATTCCTATGCAAACGGCGGTTTGTTCTATTGGATTATCGGAGCAATAACCGCAATGCTGACGGCGTTTTATATTTTCAGACTATTCTCGCTGACGTTTCTGGGCAAAGAGAGATTTAATCATAACGAAGTTCATCCGCATGAATCTCCAGCGGTAATGACGATTCCTTTGATGATTCTTGCGTTTCTGTCGGTGGTCGGCGGCTATATCGGAATACCTGAAGTATTTTCCGGCGAACATGGAAATCTCTTCGAAGTATGGCTTGAGCCTGTGTATCAACCGGCAATGGAAAAATTGTCGATTTACGGTTTCCATACGCACTTCGAAGAAATATTGCTGATGGCTATTTCGGTAGCCCTCGCATTGACTGGCATTTACGCCGCTTTGTATATCTATACTAAAAAACCTGAAATTGCCCGTAAGGCGTCGGAAAAGTTTGCCGCTCTTTACAGAATATTATTGAATAAATATTATGTGGACGAATTATACGAAGCCGCAGTAGTTCAACCGATTCAAAAAGGCTCCGAAAAAATTCTTTGGAAATTTACCGACGCAGCCGTTATTGACGGAGTCGTAAACGGGACGGCTCGTCTTATCGGCGGTCTGTCGGGTGTAATCAGAAAAATACAAAACGGTTTCGTGCAATTTTATGCATTTATAATGATGATGGGAATCGCCATTGCGCTCCTTTGGCTGATTCTGAGTTTGTAA
- the nuoK gene encoding NADH-quinone oxidoreductase subunit NuoK produces the protein MTNIPMEYYLVLSAFMFTVGVTGVLLRRNAIVVFMCIELMLNSANLALVTFSSYLGNPAGQVFVFFVMTVAAAEAAVGLAIIIAIFRNKLTVNIDEINIFKW, from the coding sequence ATGACAAATATACCAATGGAATATTATCTGGTTTTAAGCGCCTTTATGTTTACCGTAGGAGTTACGGGCGTGCTTTTACGCAGGAATGCAATTGTTGTTTTTATGTGTATCGAATTGATGCTTAATTCTGCAAATTTGGCGCTGGTTACATTTTCTTCGTATTTAGGAAATCCGGCCGGACAGGTGTTTGTGTTTTTTGTTATGACAGTGGCTGCAGCCGAAGCTGCCGTGGGCCTGGCGATAATTATAGCGATCTTCCGTAATAAACTTACGGTCAATATAGACGAAATCAATATTTTCAAATGGTAA
- a CDS encoding NADH-quinone oxidoreductase subunit J — protein MELALFIILALIAAVSSIMMITRRNAVISALFLILNFFALAGLYLLLNAQFIAVAQIIVYAGAIMVLFLFVIMLLRTDSEAKIFSEKKLLKYFAIGISIFVFLQVAYIILYGAPSRNASPDVMKSVEIGTIQSIGRELYTNYIIPFEVAGFLLLAATIGALILAKRKFE, from the coding sequence ATGGAATTAGCACTTTTTATTATTCTGGCGCTGATTGCGGCAGTTTCGTCAATAATGATGATCACAAGGAGAAATGCGGTAATAAGCGCTCTCTTTCTTATTCTTAATTTCTTTGCGCTGGCAGGGCTCTATTTATTGCTCAATGCGCAATTTATTGCCGTCGCTCAAATTATCGTCTACGCCGGCGCGATTATGGTGCTCTTCCTTTTCGTAATAATGCTGTTGCGCACCGACAGCGAAGCTAAGATCTTCAGCGAAAAGAAATTGTTAAAATATTTTGCAATCGGTATTTCGATATTCGTATTTCTCCAGGTGGCATACATAATATTATACGGCGCGCCATCGAGAAACGCGTCGCCCGATGTAATGAAAAGCGTGGAAATCGGAACGATCCAGTCGATCGGCAGGGAACTCTATACTAATTATATTATCCCGTTCGAAGTAGCGGGCTTTTTGCTGTTGGCAGCCACAATCGGAGCTTTGATTTTGGCAAAAAGAAAATTTGAATAA
- the asnS gene encoding asparagine--tRNA ligase, which produces MRPSVYIKDLREHVGKEVSLKGWLYHKRSSGKIKFLIMRDGTGYLQCVVFKGNVAPEIFELADKITQESSFEVKGAVREDKRAIGGYELDVTDLKLISLSQEYPITPKEHGIEFLIDHRHLWVRSKKQVAILKIRHRVVKAIRDFFDSHGFTLFDAPIITPNACEGTSTLFEMDYFDLGKAYLTQSGQLYAESGALALGKVYTFGPTFRAEKSKTRRHLTEFWMVEPEMAFYDLNDNMDLAEEFLEYIVQTVLEDRKEELKELERDTSKLEKVMRPFPRITYDEAVEILKKNGVDFKWGDDFGGADETIISEQFDRPVMVHRYPAEVKAFYMKRDPENPNLALAVDVLAPEGYGEIIGGSQREDDYDTLISRIKEHNLPQEFFEWYLDLRRYGSVPHSGFGLGLERTVSWICGLEHLREAIPFPRMIYRNTP; this is translated from the coding sequence ATGAGACCTTCTGTTTATATTAAAGATTTAAGAGAGCACGTCGGTAAGGAAGTCAGCTTAAAAGGCTGGCTTTACCACAAACGCTCCAGCGGAAAAATTAAATTCCTTATAATGAGAGACGGCACAGGCTATCTCCAGTGTGTAGTTTTCAAAGGGAATGTTGCACCCGAAATTTTTGAATTAGCCGACAAAATAACGCAAGAATCTTCCTTTGAAGTCAAAGGAGCAGTAAGGGAAGACAAGCGCGCAATTGGCGGTTATGAACTCGACGTTACTGATCTGAAATTAATTTCACTCTCGCAGGAATACCCCATTACCCCGAAAGAACACGGCATCGAATTTTTGATCGATCACCGCCATTTGTGGGTAAGGTCTAAAAAGCAGGTGGCTATTCTTAAAATAAGACATCGCGTTGTTAAAGCCATTCGAGACTTTTTCGATTCGCACGGATTCACTCTTTTCGACGCTCCGATTATAACCCCGAATGCATGCGAAGGCACTTCGACCCTTTTCGAAATGGATTATTTCGATCTGGGTAAAGCCTACCTTACGCAGTCGGGACAACTGTATGCCGAAAGCGGAGCGCTGGCTCTCGGAAAAGTTTATACTTTCGGGCCTACCTTCAGAGCGGAAAAATCGAAAACCAGGAGACACCTTACCGAGTTCTGGATGGTCGAACCAGAAATGGCTTTTTACGACTTGAACGATAATATGGACCTGGCTGAGGAGTTTCTGGAATATATAGTTCAAACGGTTTTGGAAGACAGAAAAGAAGAACTGAAAGAGCTCGAACGCGATACTTCGAAACTCGAAAAAGTAATGCGGCCCTTCCCGAGAATTACGTACGACGAGGCGGTCGAAATTCTGAAGAAAAACGGCGTCGATTTCAAATGGGGAGACGATTTTGGAGGCGCCGACGAAACTATTATTTCCGAGCAATTTGACCGCCCTGTAATGGTTCACAGATATCCTGCGGAAGTAAAAGCGTTTTACATGAAAAGAGACCCCGAGAATCCTAATCTTGCTCTTGCCGTCGACGTGCTTGCGCCAGAAGGCTACGGGGAAATTATCGGAGGCAGCCAGAGAGAAGACGACTACGACACGCTCATTTCCAGAATAAAAGAACATAATCTGCCTCAGGAATTTTTCGAATGGTATCTTGACTTGCGCAGATACGGTTCGGTTCCGCACTCGGGTTTCGGACTCGGTTTGGAAAGAACCGTTAGCTGGATTTGCGGACTGGAGCATTTAAGAGAAGCAATACCATTTCCCAGAATGATTTACAGGAATACACCGTAA
- a CDS encoding Ppx/GppA phosphatase family protein has product MLNKNLAAIDIGTNSFHLIVVKIKNKGNFEIIDREKEVIRLGEGSSTDIKKILPAAIKRAVDCLVRFKEIAASHNAIIRAVATSAVREAHNRNEFIELVRQKTGVEIEVVSGHEEARLIYLGALKALPIYNNRTLLVDIGGGSTEFVVGFEGHIDFSVSLKLGAVRLSEKFFPDFKITPSRVEACRRWVEGEIFPVANQLKQFRVDKIVGSSGTIMSCGFMINAKKKKTSDSAILNNFTFSKNELKEVVKEALSKKTPEKRKKIKGLDEKRADIIPAGVIILETIFDLLGINEMTISGYALREGIIIDTLQKSASEKSKPVLADIRKESVMHLAEKCEYDRKHCIHVSRLALELYDDLVPLHKLKPECREYLEAASILHDVGYHISHTNHHHHSYYIIKNSELLGFSENEIEIIAHTARYHRKSHPKPGHSEFMKLNDQTREIIKKLSSILRIADSFDRTHRKIVSRLSASVEPKKVIITVKHKKSMEPVIELWNLERRKKLFEEIFGKKVLTELAKQ; this is encoded by the coding sequence ATGCTAAATAAAAATCTTGCCGCCATCGATATCGGCACAAATTCTTTTCATCTTATTGTGGTTAAAATTAAGAACAAAGGAAATTTTGAAATTATAGACCGGGAAAAAGAAGTTATTCGTCTGGGCGAAGGCAGCAGTACGGATATCAAAAAGATATTGCCCGCGGCGATAAAAAGAGCCGTAGATTGCCTGGTTCGATTTAAAGAGATAGCGGCTTCGCATAACGCAATTATTAGAGCTGTCGCTACAAGCGCCGTAAGAGAAGCGCATAACCGGAACGAGTTTATCGAATTAGTAAGGCAGAAAACAGGCGTCGAGATTGAAGTGGTAAGCGGGCACGAAGAAGCCCGTTTGATTTATCTCGGAGCCTTAAAAGCTTTGCCAATTTATAACAACAGAACGTTGTTGGTGGATATAGGAGGCGGGAGCACTGAATTTGTCGTGGGCTTTGAAGGGCATATCGATTTCTCGGTTAGCTTGAAATTGGGAGCCGTAAGATTATCTGAAAAGTTTTTTCCTGATTTTAAGATCACTCCTTCGCGAGTCGAAGCCTGCAGAAGATGGGTCGAAGGCGAAATTTTTCCCGTGGCAAATCAATTGAAACAATTCCGCGTCGATAAAATTGTCGGCTCTTCCGGCACGATAATGTCGTGCGGATTTATGATTAATGCGAAGAAGAAAAAAACGAGCGACTCAGCCATCCTGAATAATTTTACTTTTTCCAAAAACGAATTGAAGGAGGTCGTAAAAGAAGCGCTTTCTAAAAAAACGCCTGAAAAAAGAAAAAAGATAAAAGGGCTCGACGAAAAACGCGCCGATATTATTCCCGCCGGAGTTATTATTCTCGAAACAATTTTTGACTTGCTCGGGATCAACGAAATGACAATTTCCGGATATGCTCTTCGGGAGGGCATAATCATCGATACTTTACAAAAAAGCGCCTCGGAAAAATCGAAGCCGGTTTTGGCTGACATACGCAAAGAATCCGTTATGCATCTGGCTGAAAAATGCGAATACGACAGAAAGCATTGCATTCATGTATCGCGGTTGGCTTTGGAGCTTTATGACGACCTTGTTCCGCTTCATAAATTAAAACCCGAATGCCGCGAATATCTCGAAGCCGCATCGATATTACATGACGTCGGTTATCACATCTCGCATACAAATCACCATCATCACAGCTATTATATAATTAAGAACAGCGAGTTGCTCGGGTTTTCGGAAAATGAAATCGAAATTATAGCGCACACCGCGCGGTATCACAGAAAAAGTCATCCCAAACCTGGTCACTCCGAATTTATGAAATTAAACGATCAGACCAGGGAAATAATAAAAAAACTTTCGTCAATTCTCAGAATTGCCGATTCCTTCGACAGAACGCACAGAAAAATTGTAAGCCGTCTATCTGCTTCGGTTGAACCTAAAAAGGTAATAATCACTGTAAAACATAAAAAAAGCATGGAACCTGTTATCGAACTGTGGAATCTGGAGCGGAGGAAAAAACTGTTCGAAGAAATTTTCGGCAAAAAGGTTTTAACCGAATTGGCAAAACAATGA
- a CDS encoding glycosyltransferase family 9 protein: MSRQKKNPFESFLKKYFSVESLNDFNLGLPKRILIVRQHNQLGDMLASVSLFRAVKESFPTAEVTLIASPENFYAVTKNKFIDKLFVFDKKKIFNPFYIIKLFRVLRKKYDVAIVPATVAISKTSCILAAFSNTAIKIGPASLNGKENYISYLFHYGIDLDWRVNPDAHVSDFILDIVRPFKVTTKDFKSRIEFDQKDMDFARNFALQLEGEKLVGFHVGAGKPQNRWPMENFLELIKYIKEKFKAKIYITGSSADRNEIEFLRDNLNFEAGYFINRSIPEIAALISISDLFITNDTGIMHVAGATETPQISLFGPTNPFNWAPLGNNKFFLRKSDLVSDIGVDEVISLCNSILNSRDKEHAK, from the coding sequence ATGTCCCGTCAAAAGAAAAATCCTTTCGAATCATTTCTGAAAAAATATTTCTCAGTTGAAAGTCTGAACGACTTTAATCTCGGTTTGCCGAAAAGAATTTTGATTGTTCGACAGCATAATCAACTCGGAGACATGCTGGCGAGCGTTTCGCTTTTCAGAGCGGTAAAAGAATCGTTCCCGACGGCGGAAGTGACGTTGATTGCAAGCCCGGAAAATTTTTATGCGGTAACGAAAAATAAATTTATCGACAAACTCTTCGTTTTCGATAAGAAAAAAATATTCAACCCTTTTTACATTATAAAATTATTCCGCGTTCTTCGAAAAAAATACGACGTTGCGATTGTGCCGGCAACCGTGGCAATATCGAAAACCAGTTGCATATTGGCTGCGTTTTCGAACACCGCTATTAAGATAGGTCCGGCGTCGTTGAACGGAAAGGAAAATTATATATCGTATTTGTTTCATTACGGGATTGATCTCGATTGGCGCGTTAACCCAGACGCTCATGTTTCGGATTTCATACTCGATATTGTCAGACCGTTTAAAGTTACGACCAAGGATTTCAAATCCCGGATTGAATTCGACCAAAAAGATATGGACTTCGCGCGTAACTTTGCATTACAGCTCGAAGGCGAAAAATTAGTGGGGTTTCATGTGGGAGCCGGAAAGCCTCAAAACAGATGGCCGATGGAAAATTTTCTAGAGCTGATTAAATACATAAAAGAAAAGTTCAAGGCAAAAATTTACATTACGGGAAGCTCCGCCGACAGGAACGAAATTGAATTTCTCCGGGATAATCTCAATTTTGAAGCGGGATATTTTATTAACAGGAGCATTCCGGAAATCGCCGCTTTGATTTCCATCAGCGATCTTTTTATTACAAACGATACGGGGATTATGCATGTGGCTGGGGCTACCGAAACCCCGCAAATTTCGCTCTTCGGTCCGACGAATCCTTTCAATTGGGCTCCGCTGGGCAATAATAAATTTTTCTTGAGAAAATCCGACCTGGTTTCGGACATCGGCGTCGACGAAGTTATTTCTCTTTGCAATTCGATTTTAAATTCACGGGATAAAGAGCATGCTAAATAA
- a CDS encoding deoxynucleoside kinase, producing the protein MQDIRYIAIEGVIGAGKTTLAKMLAEKLDANLILEEFQENPFLEKFYEDRHRYAFQTQMFFLVNRYKQQQQLNQQDLFARYIVSDYIFDKDKIFAYLNLQGEELKLYESIFPLLERDIPKPDLVIFLQASIDRLMHNIKKRARPMEKHLTRAYIVELAEAYNNFFFKYSQTPLLIVNTSEIDFVNNKKDFDELYEQIFREDRGFIEYFKPEASNND; encoded by the coding sequence GTGCAGGATATCAGATATATAGCAATCGAAGGCGTTATCGGGGCTGGCAAAACCACATTGGCAAAAATGCTTGCCGAAAAACTCGACGCCAATCTGATTCTCGAAGAATTCCAGGAAAATCCCTTCCTCGAAAAATTCTACGAAGACCGACATCGATATGCGTTCCAGACTCAAATGTTTTTTCTTGTGAATCGTTACAAACAGCAACAGCAGCTAAATCAACAGGATTTGTTTGCCCGTTATATCGTATCCGATTACATCTTCGACAAAGACAAGATATTTGCATATCTCAATTTGCAAGGCGAGGAGCTAAAACTCTACGAGTCGATCTTTCCGTTATTGGAGCGCGATATTCCCAAGCCGGATTTGGTAATTTTTCTGCAGGCGAGTATCGACAGGCTGATGCACAATATTAAAAAGCGCGCCAGGCCTATGGAAAAGCACCTGACCCGGGCATACATCGTGGAATTAGCGGAAGCATACAATAATTTCTTTTTCAAATACAGTCAAACTCCTCTTCTTATTGTCAATACATCGGAAATCGATTTTGTTAATAACAAAAAAGATTTCGACGAACTCTACGAACAGATATTCAGAGAAGACAGGGGTTTTATAGAGTACTTCAAACCGGAGGCAAGCAATAATGATTAG
- the folK gene encoding 2-amino-4-hydroxy-6-hydroxymethyldihydropteridine diphosphokinase: MVDNIYIGLGSNKGNRLQSLREAVKKIKEHESCKVLAVSSVYESKPYGNPNQENFYNAVIEIDTGLGVIGLFEFLKNIEKDLGRKEDDVKWGPREIDLDILFLNTLVYDTGDIIIPHPEVFKRDFVIVPLLEIAPDYVPPGQKKKLREIDFSDLDRYIIGKLDSTLI; encoded by the coding sequence ATGGTAGATAATATCTATATCGGTCTCGGCTCGAACAAAGGCAATCGTCTTCAGTCTTTGAGGGAAGCCGTTAAAAAAATCAAAGAGCACGAAAGTTGTAAAGTGCTTGCCGTCTCTTCGGTATACGAAAGTAAGCCGTACGGAAATCCGAACCAGGAGAATTTTTATAACGCTGTAATCGAAATCGACACGGGTCTCGGTGTAATCGGTTTGTTTGAATTCTTGAAAAATATCGAAAAGGATTTGGGTAGAAAGGAAGACGACGTAAAATGGGGTCCGCGCGAAATCGACCTCGACATTCTTTTCCTCAACACGTTGGTTTATGACACGGGCGACATTATTATTCCTCACCCGGAAGTTTTCAAAAGGGATTTTGTGATAGTTCCGTTATTGGAAATTGCGCCGGATTACGTTCCGCCGGGTCAAAAGAAAAAACTGAGGGAAATTGATTTCTCCGATCTCGATCGATATATTATCGGTAAACTCGATTCAACTTTAATATAA
- the folB gene encoding dihydroneopterin aldolase, whose protein sequence is MTNIIRLRNAVFYAYHGALKEEQNIGGKFEADVDIYTDFSEAAAKDDLKLTINYDEVYKYINSLVHQKKLYLIETLATIIADGLLEKYPSIKKIAVRVRKHHVPVGGVIDYVEAEVIKENGR, encoded by the coding sequence ATGACGAATATAATTCGATTAAGAAACGCTGTTTTCTATGCTTATCACGGCGCTTTGAAGGAAGAACAGAATATCGGCGGAAAATTCGAAGCCGACGTCGATATTTATACCGATTTTTCGGAAGCCGCGGCAAAAGACGACTTGAAACTTACTATTAATTACGACGAAGTATATAAATACATCAATAGTCTCGTTCATCAAAAAAAATTATATTTGATTGAAACTTTGGCTACAATAATTGCCGACGGATTATTGGAAAAATATCCTTCAATCAAGAAAATTGCAGTACGCGTAAGGAAGCATCACGTTCCGGTCGGCGGAGTAATCGATTATGTCGAAGCGGAGGTAATTAAAGAAAATGGTAGATAA
- a CDS encoding DMT family transporter: MEKLKVAGGYILICIIWGSTWLAIRLGLDSIDPIISVGIRFLLASGFIYFLMKFNDVELQVDKKSVKIYLMLAFFSFIIPFGLVYWAEQFIPSGLASILFAIMPFGVIIFSRLMMPQNRVGLSQLAGVALGFAGIVIIFSENIHIEITNYLWGMIAVLVSSMMQAFIAVAMKKHGGHLHPLSMNFLPLLIAGIVLIPIAFIFETPSRWIFDAKSVGSILYLAFFGTVVTFTTYYWLLKRMNVVILSLSAFITPIIAVVLGWLILDEYFSQRVIMGSSLVLIGILFANFKGLIKYFHMRRSRVNI; this comes from the coding sequence TTGGAAAAATTAAAAGTGGCAGGCGGTTATATTCTTATTTGTATTATTTGGGGGTCTACCTGGCTGGCAATACGTCTGGGGCTCGATTCAATCGACCCGATTATTTCGGTGGGCATACGATTCCTGTTGGCGTCCGGTTTTATTTATTTTTTGATGAAATTCAACGATGTAGAATTACAGGTCGATAAAAAGTCAGTCAAAATTTATTTGATGCTGGCGTTCTTTTCATTTATAATACCGTTCGGATTGGTTTACTGGGCTGAACAGTTCATACCCTCCGGGCTTGCTTCGATATTGTTTGCGATAATGCCTTTCGGCGTGATAATCTTTTCGCGATTAATGATGCCGCAAAACCGCGTCGGTTTGAGTCAGCTGGCGGGCGTAGCTCTGGGATTCGCCGGAATCGTGATAATTTTTTCGGAAAATATCCATATCGAAATCACAAATTATTTGTGGGGAATGATAGCCGTGCTCGTAAGTTCTATGATGCAGGCTTTTATAGCCGTAGCGATGAAAAAACACGGTGGTCATCTGCATCCGCTGTCGATGAATTTTCTACCGCTGTTAATTGCAGGAATCGTATTGATTCCGATTGCGTTTATATTTGAAACTCCGTCGCGCTGGATTTTCGACGCTAAATCGGTGGGCTCTATTCTATATCTTGCTTTCTTCGGAACGGTAGTAACTTTTACAACTTATTATTGGCTTCTGAAAAGAATGAACGTTGTAATTCTTTCGTTGAGCGCATTTATTACGCCGATTATTGCCGTTGTTCTCGGGTGGTTGATCCTCGACGAATATTTTTCACAAAGAGTAATTATGGGAAGTTCTTTAGTGCTTATCGGTATATTATTTGCTAATTTTAAAGGGTTAATTAAATATTTTCATATGCGGAGGAGCCGAGTGAATATATGA
- the pgeF gene encoding peptidoglycan editing factor PgeF, giving the protein MIKIIQSKLFRQFENLVFGFSTKIGLDRGDPYYFNMSYNVGDDEYRVKENRKAFFGYLGIESEKVAYQKQIHSDIIKVVRKGGFAGESDAMITTEPGVALAISSADCIPIFLYDKKNNLIAGAHSGWRGTKSNILGKTLDFLVSNFNSSVDSLFVYLGPSISKENYEVGPDVASQFKEKYLSVINGKYYLDLRSVCIDVLYDFGVPDSNVEIYEGCTYKEKELLHSYRRDGKLSGRALGVIYMKE; this is encoded by the coding sequence ATGATAAAAATAATTCAAAGTAAGTTGTTTCGGCAATTTGAAAATCTCGTTTTCGGATTTTCGACTAAGATAGGGCTCGACAGAGGAGATCCGTATTATTTTAATATGTCGTATAACGTTGGAGACGATGAGTATAGAGTCAAAGAAAACCGGAAAGCGTTTTTCGGATATCTTGGAATCGAGTCCGAAAAAGTAGCTTATCAAAAACAAATCCATTCGGATATTATTAAAGTTGTTCGCAAAGGCGGCTTTGCAGGAGAGTCCGACGCGATGATTACAACCGAGCCGGGCGTTGCCCTTGCTATTTCCTCCGCGGACTGTATCCCGATTTTTTTGTACGATAAAAAGAATAATCTGATCGCAGGAGCGCATTCGGGCTGGCGTGGCACAAAGTCGAACATTCTGGGCAAAACGCTCGATTTTTTGGTAAGCAATTTTAACTCCTCCGTCGATTCTTTGTTTGTCTACTTAGGTCCCTCGATATCTAAAGAAAATTATGAAGTCGGACCGGATGTAGCTTCGCAATTCAAAGAAAAATATTTATCGGTAATCAACGGGAAATATTATCTGGATTTACGGAGCGTATGTATCGACGTTTTGTACGATTTTGGCGTTCCGGATTCGAATGTCGAAATTTATGAGGGATGTACATACAAGGAAAAAGAATTACTTCACTCTTACCGCAGGGACGGTAAACTTTCGGGCAGAGCGCTCGGAGTAATTTATATGAAGGAGTAA